TCATCatcatataattatttttgctTGTAGATGAATGTAAAGAAGATGACAAACAATTTGAAGATTGCAATGAATGGTATGTATcaatatattaaatgttttaagtaaaagatttgtttttctttggAAATTCTGCCTTATGTTATGGTAGTAATGTCCAGGTTTTagaatttaattcaaatttatttcttttttagtttTTGTAAAAATGGCAAATGGGTGTGTACTACTAAGACATGCTGtaagttatttatattttgttactTCATAATATGTTGTTATGCTACACACAGTACAATGTTCATATGTTCATAATGACAGTCTAATTTGTTCACAAttaatttttcaacattttttgtcttttttcttCCACATTTACCTGGAACCTCATAGCTAAGTaagtatttttgttaatttaaattttaacaattttcgATCATTTTGGTAGtgaaacaaaatgtttaatatcaaGGCATTTGGAAGAATTGGATAATAGCAGTTTTTTAGAAAGAACTAGCCTAACATCTATCATTTTTCTTCTTCAGAAATGACATTACAAATGTTCAGTTTTCGTTTACTCGTGAGTTTAGTTATATTTATGGAAAAGAAGAAACGTTTATGCGGTATGTATTCCTGTATTGTCAAAAATAAAGTACTCACAAAACCGGACACCTTAGATAGCTCAAAGTGTTTTGATTTCtctactaaagctctgtttgcactatcaacctttatgtgacaactgtgaagtgtccatatatggacatgatgatgtcatatcactaccatatttggtaacaTCACACGTAGACGGAGTTTAatctttctttctcttttaatCACAGAGATCTTCAAAAGGATCTGGCATCTGAGTTTGATTTACCCATCCATCTAATACAAAATATGCAGGTATTGCTATTGTTTATTATCTCTTATCGCTaaacatatttgtttattttgatgtattgaaatataatCTATTTGCGCTATGTCAACCCTTTTAGTATTATGATATAAGTTTTGAACAATTATTATCAGATATATCCCCTATTTCTTTTAGGTTTCTCCTGGTAGCATCGTAGTTAATTTTGACATTGCTCAAGATGCTGACTTTGACTTAGACCTGAATCTTCTATTGGAAGTTGAAGAAactgtaagatcattttaatttcatttgctTAAAATATTCATACACTTGGGTGATGTTCGCTGAACTCTGGGTTTCCTCTGGAAATAGTTAACTCTTGAATTCTCCCAAGTAGCAGTTAATTTAGTCGAGAGGAAGATGCTACATAATATACACCCTGGCTGTGACAGATTACACCGGGCATGTTCATATTTTGAGAAACTAAATACCACTTTAAAGTCGCCTACCAAAAGACACTGTGGCATCAATACAATCAATAAATGTGTTTTGTAATTTGTACGCCTTGATAATGTCAACTTCGAAGTTTTCCTACACGATGTGTAGGTCTAAAGCTCtttccacactatcaaactttatgtgataaaaaatgatatgcttaaatatggtagtgatatattacatcaccatgtccatatatgggcacatcactaccatatttgggcacattaaacttcttttttcaaactagtcTGTAGACAGAACTTCATTGGTATAAGTGgagattatttttaaaacgtTCTTAATCATCTATCATCAATTACCGTTCCttgaaaattacaattttttgcaATATTACTTCTTTTTTCAGATAACATCAAATTCATATAACTTCATGTTTGAAGGGGTGTCATATAGACCGAATCCTAACTCATTTAAAACGGTGACACGATCAGATCCAAATGTTGTTGATGACAAACAAACGGAAGAAGACGACGAAGAAGAGATTGATATGCTTATAATTGCCATTGGTGCTGGCGGTGGTTTACTCGTGTTCGCCTTCATAGCAATAGTTGTTGTAAGTAggctataatataataaatgtattattttatgtattttgaagcaaatcatttatttttgttgaaatttagTGGAGACCATCCCCACATCCACAATAAAGGTGTCCACTTTTCCTCCATGAACAACATTATACATTTGACGTTAATATAACCATAATAATTTTCCTATATACCTATACATTATGATCAAGTTTTTAGGGATGACAGGGAGGTAATAATTAGATTGATTGTACAATTaagttctgtttttttttatcttattatagacttgtttttacaaaagaaaaaagGTACCAGATAATTTGGTAAGtcaaataaattgtaattgtaaaatattCGGTATAAAATTGCAAcacttatttaaaattaaactaaaagTATTGCATTAAAATTCATCCTTTTTTCTTATTCTTCTCCACTCTTTATCTCCACAATTTATCTCCACATTACAATTTGCCCAATATCTTAAGACAGAGTTTGTAAtacattactactgtattttaagGTTAGGTTTATGGCCTCTGTGATACATATATGACATTATATGGCAATGTATCATAGAATCTGCTTATGATACAGGGCAAATTGTAGATACAGTACCATGAATCGACTAATTTAATTTTcccatttttatatgtttttaaaataattgttattatgttGACAGGATTTTTTCAGGAAAGAAATGGAAGGGATTCCTAACAACACGCTAAGCGCAAAAGTGCAAGAACCAATCCATCGTGTCCGAACACTTCCGCCAGGTTATAAATACAACGACTACGAAGAATCAGAATAAACCCTCTATTTCCTAACAAAAAATGGaacaaataggcctattcaACAGCCATATTGAGTGTACATAACATTTTAgataaactatatatatattaactttatttttacatactAAATGCTTGTAAATGTATATATCTTGTATACCAGTGAAACGGCTTTTCTTCCCTCAAATCTCAACAAATATAGAACATGAGAATGATAATGTAAGTTTAAGCTAGCTAGCTACATTTAGTTTAGTACATGCTAAATcttataataaaaaagaaaatttaccaaaattaagaaattttattaggtttatgataatataaaacaaactacaaaaaataagtttatattgcaagtattattattatattattattaataatcatgATTGGGCCATTTTGGGCTAAAATTCCTTGATTATCTGCCCAAGTTGTGTACGTATATTGGCTTATTGATATTTGGACACGAACCTTCTCGCAGGCCGAGTAACTGTTATTGTGTCCATGGCAGCTGCTGCAGATATCAATTATTGGTGTTTGGTGAGGGAAAAGAAAGCTTGGGGGTAAGGGGATGTTTGGGAGCGGCAATCTCAACCCCGAAGCGCATAGTTGTAAATGAGGTTAGAACATAGGGTAATGCCTACTCAATAATTTAGAGAATATaactaatgaataattcatgttttCTGCATCGCTTACCTGTGATATGTTTGTTAACAACCAGGAATCTTCGAAGATTAaacatttaatgtaataattattttttttcgcTGCAATCAATAAATGATTGTTTATTTATCTTCTAGTGTTAGCTTACTATTCCGGCCCTGAATACATAACATGCCTGAAAGGGTCTATAGtgaatttcaattttgtttttttaattatgttttgacCGATAACTGCATTTAAACCTATAAtgataataactttatttaacaaggccatatacatggccgCAGTCGcctgctcaagttagtgtttactgaccgaccaactgaccgaccgacatagtgagctgacTAAAAACGGATACAACACTTGAATCACTAGGTTGTTACTCactataaaactatttacaaaagttatcatttacagtacattatgaataaaaaactatacaatttcaaaaatgaaattatgattAGTTTCAGGTATAGGCCTATCTacctaaatttaatttattgttattgtttgtgATACAATTGAGTAATACGATAATACTTTATATATACTATAGAAAAGGGGACACACATGATACTAtttcaaaaatttaaatatgatttCATGAAAAACATAGAGTTTCagctaaatttaatttattgttaatttgatacaaatTGAGTACTATGATAATACTTATATATACTTATAGAAAGAGGGACACACATGATActatttcaaaaattaaaatatgatttcatGAAAAACATAGAGTTTCAGCTAAATTGAATTTATTGTTAATTACTGTGATACAAATTGGGTATTGTGATAATACTTATATATACTTATAGAAAGAGGGACACACATGATActatttcaaaaattaaaatatgatttcatGAAAAACATAGAGTTTCAGCTAAATTGAATTTATTGTTAATTACTGTGATACAAATTGAGTACTATGATAATACTTATATATACTTATAGAAAGAGGGACACACATGATActatttcaaaaattaaaatatgattttatttattgttaatttgatacaaatTGAGTACTATGATAATACCTTATTATACAGTCAGTTTTTACATGTGTTTTGCTTCAGTtctctataaataatttaacaatGGTATTCTTCAATTGTTTACTTATCTCTGATTTGCATGTCGCCATTAACAGCTTTTCAATACAGTAGATACAGACTCTAAAACATGCACGCggttttaaatttacataattcGATGTTATTTGTTCTCGGTATAAATAGTTCAACAATGGTATTGTGACTGTGGTTTTAATTCAATCTcaccaaatatttattttacagttgtTTACGTCACCAGTGATTATTAGCTATTCTTCAAGTTTATAGGGTTATTTCAAACAAAGTTACATCTCAGTAGTCCCCTTTAAATATACTAGTAGTAACCgaacactttttaaattatgaacAAAGAAAAGTACAAAAGAGCAAACCTCTCTTGCGCGACCAAACTATGATAAgttttatattgattttaattcGAAAGCAAACATCAATAAGGTTTtaacagatttaaaaaaaatgtagtttattCATAGAGATAGCTTTATGAATATAGGAGGAGGAATCTGAGGGTAAATAATAGATTCTTCCTTATGGGGCAATTATAATGGCAATCATATGAATGTAACATCGAGAATGAAACTTGAAAAAGAACCATGTGATGAGAAGACCAAAGCaacgatgacgatgatgatgatgatgataattatgataaagatGATCATAACGAAGACAACTGATTAGAATATTCAATGTTTCACTTCTGCTTAACTCTGAATTCATTATTGTGTACATCAACagcaatttcaatttcaatagtACAGTGCCCTGTTGTTTTGTCAAATCGCCTAGTTACAATTTGAATAATTGTTGTCTATACAagaatttaattgtatttatatgtaaAAGCTTATTTATCCATGAATTACAATTACAACTACAGTACACTGTATTCAATAAGCCATGTTTAGATTTGAGGAAATAAATTCTGTATACGAAAACGTATGATAAATACTGTTTAAACATTAGGTGATGttgattaaaatgttattgcGTGGAGAATCGAAAATTTGATGACACTCTGAGAAATACACTTACACCCtaaaatataaacacattacTAATACAttgtttcaatgtaattatGGATAGGATTTTCCAGGAGATTATCAAATAGtagatataaatagaaatatttagttAAATCTAAGTTTTGGAGTGGaattgtggcttggtggttatgatgcttggctaccactccaagggttcaagtcccgtcacatgtcaggattttttctaaggacaaaattacaactccactcccaaaggcttgtaataagactttgtttatgtagagcatcttgtatatgtatgtcttgtgaacctctgagggtccctaatgatcagcaattgctggatggatcaccctctttaaatatggtaaaaaaaaaacaaaaaaacaaaaaaacacaacagTCAAAGTTATACTGATATATTTCACTATCAGATTATATCCAATCGAAAattcattattatcaaaattgattttattttagattatcTGATAGCTATTACGGAGGTAAAACATAGATATAATACCTCCGcgtctttatcatttatttataccTCCGTGGTTATATATATTGAATGTTCTGTTTCTACTTTCTAACAGGTTGGAAAGATCTGTTATGGATCTCACTGAGCCATGACGTTGAGAGCAATTGTTTGCAATTTCTATTGTTCCATTGTGATGCATATTAAGAACACCTTTCACATTTATTCTCATCATAATGAACCGTGACTCACGGTAAAGTACAGACAATTCACCACAGAACAAAACACCAAAATATTATCGTCACAAATGTAGCCAATATCGTATTTTATTTGACGGTTGTTTGAGGAAACTATTGGGACATATTAACTAAAAAACGATCTGTAAGGTTAGTATTTTGTAACAGTATTCGAGATGGTTGTTTGTATCCTATATTATAGTTGCTATAGGCAGGTATTTTCAACAGGTTTTATTGAACAGCAAGGTTGATATACCGTTTTTGTGGTTGGAGTTTAGTCATTGTGATGACGTCTAATACTGATGAGATGCTATGCTGTACCAGTTTACCAAGGAAAGACACTTGCGTATTGAATCCTAAATATTCTTGCAATTTGAGTGAATTAATACCATTTCACTGTgcttatagtactgtacataacGTGGCTATTACGGTATAGGTCTATTGTAGCTATTttccaataataattataggctCGATCATAATTGATTTCACGTGTTCTGGAAAAGGTATATCAATGCTCTTTCTCAACctcaatttgtttttatcttgtgttataaaaaaatgttttctaaaaacctaatttgtttttttttattatcaaacttagttattgttaattttgttGTGATACAAACACCAATTATATAATAAGAATTATCGTCAGAAATGTAGTCGTTCAATATTTCTGTATTAATAAACAATACCCTAATCCAAAGATCAAttaacattttgaaacaaaatcaATCTGGTTTAATTCATATCATAATTCTTCTATTCGAGATATTGTATACACCAATAATACAGTTGATAGATGTAGGTATAGGCTTCTCTCTGTACAGTACACTGATAGTACTGAAATGTTCTGAATGGTAAATAAGCTGACAAGTTTGTATTTCATTTCTAATCAATGTAGCCTATACTGTAACTTTAAAAATCATTGTTTTCATTACAGATATCAAAACCCACCCAATATGAAGTTTACAATCTGTATGGTTTTGCTTTTATTTCTAGCCTTGGAGTCAAACGCACAATTTGGTAAATGTTTTTAGTTACTTATTGACTTTAAATTATACGGTCTTTATCAGTATTCAAGACTTCCAAAACCAGATTCTAAAATGAACAGAATTAGGTTGCAAATGAAGATCGTTTTCcctctttaaaatgtatttagaaAGCTACAGACATTTAGGGAAACCGACATGTTGGGCATCATGTTGGGAAAAGTACAATGTAGAAATTGTTAGGTAACTTCAAAAAAatcaaagtattattcaaagtattttatcttttagcattggatgtttttatggtaactttactgaaaatgataagaaaaatattgagagaccacgtaaaattgcacaacgtattattaaagctgatctaacgccttgttcatttatctatgaaaagagtattctaaaaaaagtaaacaatattatgaaagacaccactcatccgttacattactgttataacttaaatagatcaggcattaggctacgacctccaagagcaaatctttgtagaactagaaaatccttcgttgtaaatagcattcatatttttaattctaatgtaagacgttaatgcaatttttaatagttttacatttttaacagtattttttactttttatcttgtatttttaatctgttataatactgcacgtttttaaattgttgcaatactgcttttttaatctaccaagcaaagtgaatttccatttttatggacaaataaaatttcttgaatcttgaatcttgaatcttgaaaaTGTCTTCTATTGTGAATTTCTATATTCTTTCTTTGTGTATCGGGTAGATCAAAAAGCGTATAATAGTTAGAATAAAAAAGGTTGTTTGTTGAAATTACTTTGTGGTCAAagcaaacaaaattaaatagtaaAGTATAGTTCTGTTTAAAATACAATCAAACTATTATTGAGAGATATTTGTTTGTTAATAGTTTGATTTACctaattaatttctttaaaaaaccaATTTCGGTACAGAGTTCACTTATTAGACGTTATTGTATTTAGTATATCCAGAAGTCaccaaaataaaaactaatcaCCATATCTCTTCTTTCAAAAAGATGTAAATAACAGTCATCATAGTACTAGCAATTGACATAATATGAATTGCACCTTGTGAATCGAAACTCTTCTCTAATATGTTTAGCACATCTTTTCACAGTTTTCGATATTCTTTTGAATTGTAAATTATAGTGTAAATAATCTGTTTTAATGctatcgtcatcatcattttttttcgTAATTTAATTTCCTTACtgcaacaaaattaatttttgcttattgatgtttgttgttttttatgaataaagGTACCTCGACATTATTATGTAAGATATGCATACAGATACCTCGATAtacattattgtataatatatgaATAAAGATATCTCGATAGATACATCATTGTAGAAGATGACCCTATTAACACCCCACCCTTTGTTGCAGCTTGTAACAGTGCACCTTGTGCAAATAGCGCAACTTGCTACAACAGTAGAGAAGGAAATACGTTTTTCTGTTTATGTCCTGCCGGGTATACCGGAGTCCAGTGTGAAATCAGTTTACCTGGtaagtctaaagctctgtttccACTATCGaaatttatgtaacaaaaaaatgaaatgtaccaatatatggacaagacgacgtcatatcactaccatagttggacacatcacactttttttttattaaaatagtttgataatgtagacaaaacttaatttttatttttactcgtttgtttgttttattggtcatgtgatgttttttgtttgtttttgtgttaaaaacttttttctTCATTATATTTGTAATccatttacatatttaaattacgttCTTCTCTATTATAATTTACAGAAAGGCttccatataaatatatatatcttttgATTTTTTCAAAGGAACATGTCCCCCTAACTACGCATGTGTGAATGGTATCTGTAATTCGGACCTAATGGGGACCCCACACTGTGCCTGTTACATTGGATACTCCGGAGTGGACTGCTCAATAAGAGGCCCTGGTAAGTACTTTTAcctttgtatttattttccaaTGAAAAGcattgtgctcaacagaaagaaaaaaacttgtgaatatcaaaataaactaaTTGGTCATTTGTAACAACGGAGAACGATTGACTAACCACAGAAATCAAACAGTTCTTCTAGATGGATTGCTGACTTCAGTATGCATATTATCGTTGAGAGTGTTGGTGTTCATTATATAATTTCTAATAATCTTATTGGATGTTTACTCCATTCTGTTTTTTCTTTATctgtttgttacatttttttatattacagaGACATCATGCCATCTTCTCACTCCATGTCAAAACGACGGAATTTGTTTCACATTATCAACGGATCTTTCCTTGTATATTTGCGTTTGTACAGAACAATTTACTGGAAAACACTGTGAAATTCTGGCAACAACAATCGAAGGTAATGAACATAAAACTGgagaaatattttatattttctcaGATTGACCGGCCATCATAAGTAAATGTTTGCAATTTTTACCGACTGCTCTATTTCAGATCGATGTGATCCAAATCCGTGTAAAAACAACGCCAATTGCAGCGTAGACGAGCACAACCCCGGAGGATATTACTGCGCATGCTTACAAGGATTCAGTGGCGAAAATTGCTCATTGGACGACACGTTAAGTACgtatctataattaaaaaaaaaacacgaaattCCACAGAAGtaaaaatttcatttcatttcatttattccacatttatttagtcatcaacaGTACAACTGAAaaacagggatcctgcataaaaaagctgtagcttcgtttttttgtaggacacttttacataagaacaagtatatagaacttaaataaaacaaaggtgttgttaatcagcatatagtgataaCAAGTAttttttgacctgtttttttatacatttattttgtttctttaaaataaccggtttattaccaccattaaaagtgaattctttccacaattttggtccatatatgtgtataaacatACACTGCTTTCAATATGTATGTACCcatatttatctttaaaaaaaagctaAACTTTGTTTTCAGCTTGTACCTATAGTGGCCAAACATATAGTAGCCAAGAAGTTCGGCAATATGATTGCAATCTTTGGTGagtttagtagtagtagtagacaatgaaaaaatgaaatgaattatattAGTTATACCTGTTTCAACATCGAATTGAATATGTACAAGGTATTGACATGCAAGACAACCCATAATCAGCACCAACCCAAATCAGCTGCTTGGAACTATTCTCCATAATTGTATTTCCTGCCTATTTTAATCCTACAGTgtaatacttattttaagaTCTAGCTGACGATGTCCTTTTTTACAACGAGCTTGAGTCTGCTTGCCATATAgtatattaattatcattattgttacCATTTGAAAATTATGAAGAAATGCTGTCATgctttaaatgattttttttaatgatttatttttattactttggCAGCACTTGTATTAATGGAATGTGGAGTTGTACAGAGGCTGCCTGTGGTAAGTAAACTTCAAGAATGATgagctttttttaaaaatggtaattaTATACTATGTGGAGGATGATGGAATATCAAAAAAGGAACCAGTGTTTTTCCTCCTTGGTTTAATAAGTTTCAAGTTCGAGCCGTGTCAATCGTTGTTGCCTTCCCCCTCGGATCATTTTAAGCGGTTGCTCATGGTGGTAGCTACTTCTGTGTTTGCCAGAAGATATTAAACTCCCTGCATTTCCCTATTCTTGTAAAAATTGTACTGATATTTGATATTATAGGAGGAATGTGTGAATACGAAGACATGATATATCTTGAAAATGACAGCCGCCAGGAAGACTGCAACACATGGTGAGTTTTCTGTAGTGGCACGGTTACTTACCGGTGAATCAAGGGTCATAGGTTACAATGGGGTCAAAGTTATCAAACATGCTTTGCAAAAATATCATAacttttgttttgttgattgATTTTGCTTACGTCCGTTTTCAAAATAACCTAcgcaaatatttttatatatttcttttcttaaaTCTTAGATGTCCATTCCATAAAGATAAACAGATAAACTCTCAGGTTTTTTACTTAAGAACTCCTTATTAACTTAACTTAAGCAAAAACATATGACatatacatcatcatcattaactATGTTTACCTTGTAGTTACTGCTTAAATGGAGGATGGATATGCACAACAGAAGAATGCAATGGTATGTGGTAGAGAGACTCTCAGCATCGCTGTTTAATTGAAAGCATAATCATCATATTGGCAgttcttttttgtatttttctttagaAATGTAAAAACAAGTGAATGTTTTATTGGTTCAACATTTTCCCTACTCACTAAAATACATTCTGCTGTAGCATAAATTCCTCTTTTCGAAGAGAGTATTGTTCCTtttgatttattgatttaataaaaggtggtattattattataataatgtgaaGTATTATGTTTCCTTTTCTATTTGTTTCATAGAAAATGTT
The window above is part of the Antedon mediterranea chromosome 10, ecAntMedi1.1, whole genome shotgun sequence genome. Proteins encoded here:
- the LOC140060106 gene encoding uncharacterized protein; protein product: MKFTICMVLLLFLALESNAQFACNSAPCANSATCYNSREGNTFFCLCPAGYTGVQCEISLPGTCPPNYACVNGICNSDLMGTPHCACYIGYSGVDCSIRGPETSCHLLTPCQNDGICFTLSTDLSLYICVCTEQFTGKHCEILATTIEDRCDPNPCKNNANCSVDEHNPGGYYCACLQGFSGENCSLDDTLTCTYSGQTYSSQEVRQYDCNLCTCINGMWSCTEAACGGMCEYEDMIYLENDSRQEDCNTCYCLNGGWICTTEECNENVCLYEKSDYIEIYDEDEHRWEECNVCYCLNGLWACTLDSCCK
- the LOC140060794 gene encoding uncharacterized protein — its product is MRDLQKDLASEFDLPIHLIQNMQVSPGSIVVNFDIAQDADFDLDLNLLLEVEETITSNSYNFMFEGVSYRPNPNSFKTVTRSDPNVVDDKQTEEDDEEEIDMLIIAIGAGGGLLVFAFIAIVVTCFYKRKKVPDNLDFFRKEMEGIPNNTLSAKVQEPIHRVRTLPPGYKYNDYEESE